One genomic region from Sphingobacterium multivorum encodes:
- the ppk2 gene encoding polyphosphate kinase 2, with amino-acid sequence MAEYDLNELQKIYENKDVLNYLEQHGILEIKKFNDVYDYEKELYELQVKLLKLQYEIIEKGKRVLIIFEGRDAAGKGGTIGRVTQYLNPKKVRVVALPKPTEEEAGQWYFQRYIKQLPNAGEIVIFDRSWYNRAVVEPVFGFCTKEQHELFMNQVPEFEKQLIDDGIILIKLFLNISKEEQAERLKERKEDILKQWKIGVLDEQAQEKWDVYTGYIEDLFKKTSTKKSPWLEITKDNKKKARLASFKLIINALVGSEQEKIDSFVTKHD; translated from the coding sequence ATGGCAGAATACGATTTAAATGAACTTCAGAAGATCTACGAAAACAAAGATGTTTTAAACTATCTGGAACAGCATGGCATTCTGGAGATAAAAAAATTCAATGATGTTTACGATTATGAAAAGGAGCTTTACGAGCTCCAAGTCAAGCTCTTAAAACTTCAATATGAAATCATTGAAAAAGGAAAACGGGTCCTGATTATTTTTGAAGGCAGGGACGCTGCGGGTAAAGGCGGTACAATTGGCCGTGTAACCCAATACCTGAATCCAAAAAAGGTGCGCGTTGTTGCATTGCCTAAGCCAACCGAAGAGGAAGCCGGACAATGGTATTTTCAACGATATATCAAACAGCTCCCCAATGCTGGGGAAATTGTGATTTTCGACCGCAGCTGGTATAACAGAGCTGTTGTTGAACCAGTATTTGGATTTTGCACCAAGGAACAGCACGAGCTGTTTATGAACCAAGTTCCTGAATTTGAGAAGCAGTTAATCGACGATGGCATCATCCTTATCAAATTATTCCTGAATATCAGCAAAGAAGAGCAGGCCGAAAGATTAAAAGAGCGAAAAGAAGATATCCTAAAACAATGGAAAATCGGTGTGCTGGACGAGCAGGCGCAGGAGAAATGGGATGTTTATACGGGTTATATTGAAGATTTATTTAAAAAGACAAGCACCAAAAAATCGCCTTGGTTAGAAATTACAAAAGATAACAAGAAAAAGGCCCGCTTGGCGTCCTTCAAACTGATTATCAATGCGCTTGTTGGAAGTGAGCAGGAAAAAATAGATTCTTTCGTTACAAAACACGACTAA
- the smc gene encoding chromosome segregation protein SMC, producing the protein MQLTKLEIKGFKSFGDKITINFNDGVTAIVGPNGCGKSNVVDAIRWVLGEQSTKMLRSDKMENIIFNGTKNRKPANLAEVSLTFNNNNNILPTEFSTVTVTRKLFRNGDSEYRLNDVKCRLKDITDLFLDTGVGADSYSIIELKMIDEIINNKDNSRRNLFEEASGISKYKVRKKQTLAKLRDTEADLSRVDDLLYEITKNLKSLENQAKKAEKYTSLKAEYRQSSIDLAYYKIADFSTELERLQTQESKIQKDAANAHQNILNAETELQSLRQTNLEQEKNLSVQQKTTQEFVNKIRGYESEKKIKNEKVKNLQDKENRLNLDINSDKQQLNHVLYTIKRLNEELFDEQNKLDSLKTNLESDKSEVDELRGQQQSAKGKLDIFNKSNAELQAKIYKLEKDLAVFTIQKEALLQESVRNSVDTEAKEAELQQFNSAVTELEGRVEAQQLQYDSANQLEEELQGQISQCQANLEELKAQLAKDLRLVDAKQNEYNLTKSLVDNLEGFPDSIRFLKKNAGWKKQPPLLSDVLFCQEDYRVAIENYLEPIMNHYVVETQQDAVQAIQLLSDAAKGRANFFVLDAIAHSPSATPAPNDNLMSALDVITVDEKYKALCTMLLQQVFILKHDNEKELDEKLPALGQVILQKNGRYSKHHLGLSGGSVGLFEGKRIGRAKNLEVLSQEIKTLNQEIAKLEDKITAETARLDVLRGNSQKELIDELRFQLNRLNNELITVKTKQEQYQAFINNSQARKKDIQEKIESIESDLRIAEPQLQELRQEKEQSIAELSTLQDQFHEIAEILNEKSTAYNQENIAYHQQLNKVSNITKDLEFRETQKDDHELRLERNSAELVEVQEALRTTIPFEDEEDQDLIAMYEQKIALEDGLKELEDKYYADKQKINNLEDALTQQRRSKEQSDFLISEIKDKKTGLQIDLNALKERLSVEFNIELKDLIDREDAPEITEDQATLATKCSKLKKQLDEFGTINLMAKEAFDEMNERYDFINKEKADLIEAKGSLMATIKEIDDTAQVQFMFTFDAVRNNFVKVFRSLFNEEDSCDLVLTDPNNPLDSDIDIIARPKGKRPLSINQLSGGEKTLTSTALLFSLYLSKPAPFCIFDEVDAPLDDTNIDKFNNIIRDFSKNSQFIVVSHNKKTIASTDIIYGVTMVEQGVSRVVAVDLREVA; encoded by the coding sequence ATGCAGTTAACCAAACTAGAAATTAAAGGATTTAAAAGTTTCGGAGACAAGATCACGATCAACTTCAATGATGGTGTCACAGCGATTGTTGGCCCCAATGGATGTGGGAAGTCCAATGTTGTCGACGCCATACGCTGGGTGCTGGGAGAGCAGAGCACAAAGATGCTTCGCTCCGATAAGATGGAAAATATTATCTTCAATGGAACGAAAAATAGAAAACCGGCAAACCTTGCAGAGGTCTCGCTGACCTTCAACAACAACAATAATATTTTGCCAACGGAATTCTCGACAGTGACCGTCACGCGGAAGCTGTTTCGCAACGGCGATAGTGAATATCGATTGAATGATGTCAAATGTCGTTTAAAAGATATCACAGATCTGTTCCTGGATACCGGTGTAGGGGCCGACAGCTATTCGATTATCGAATTGAAAATGATCGATGAAATTATCAACAACAAAGATAATTCACGTCGCAACCTCTTCGAAGAAGCATCTGGAATCTCTAAGTATAAAGTTCGTAAAAAACAGACTTTAGCAAAGCTGAGAGATACTGAGGCCGATCTTAGCCGTGTAGATGACTTGCTTTACGAAATCACAAAGAACCTCAAATCATTAGAAAATCAAGCTAAAAAAGCTGAAAAATATACCTCACTTAAAGCAGAATACCGCCAGAGCAGTATAGATTTGGCTTATTATAAAATAGCAGATTTCTCGACTGAATTGGAAAGACTTCAGACACAAGAATCCAAGATTCAGAAAGATGCTGCCAATGCACATCAAAATATCCTGAATGCGGAAACTGAACTCCAATCACTCCGCCAGACAAATTTGGAACAGGAAAAAAACCTTTCGGTACAGCAAAAAACAACGCAGGAATTTGTCAATAAAATCCGAGGTTATGAATCGGAAAAGAAGATCAAAAACGAAAAAGTCAAAAATCTTCAAGATAAAGAGAACCGGTTGAACCTCGATATCAACAGCGATAAACAACAGCTTAATCATGTACTCTACACCATCAAACGACTGAATGAGGAATTGTTTGATGAACAAAATAAGCTCGATTCGTTAAAAACGAATCTTGAATCGGATAAATCCGAAGTCGACGAACTGAGAGGACAGCAACAATCGGCAAAAGGAAAGCTTGATATTTTTAATAAGAGTAATGCTGAATTACAGGCAAAAATCTACAAATTAGAAAAAGATCTTGCCGTATTTACCATTCAGAAAGAAGCCCTCCTCCAAGAATCTGTTCGCAATAGTGTAGATACAGAAGCAAAAGAAGCCGAATTGCAGCAGTTTAATTCTGCTGTTACTGAACTGGAAGGCCGTGTGGAAGCACAGCAGCTACAGTATGACTCTGCAAACCAGCTGGAAGAAGAGCTCCAAGGACAGATCAGTCAGTGCCAGGCAAACCTAGAAGAACTTAAGGCCCAGCTTGCCAAAGATCTCCGTCTGGTAGATGCCAAACAAAACGAATACAACCTCACAAAATCTCTTGTTGATAATTTAGAAGGTTTCCCCGATTCCATTCGGTTCCTCAAGAAAAATGCAGGATGGAAAAAGCAACCTCCGCTCCTATCAGATGTCCTTTTCTGTCAGGAAGATTATCGCGTGGCTATTGAGAACTATCTAGAGCCTATTATGAACCACTATGTTGTCGAAACACAACAAGATGCTGTTCAAGCAATTCAGCTATTGAGCGATGCCGCAAAAGGAAGAGCTAATTTCTTTGTTTTAGATGCCATAGCACATTCGCCAAGCGCTACCCCTGCACCAAATGACAATTTGATGTCTGCGTTGGATGTGATTACCGTAGACGAAAAGTACAAGGCTTTATGTACGATGCTCCTGCAGCAGGTCTTTATCCTTAAACATGACAATGAAAAAGAACTGGATGAAAAGCTACCTGCTCTGGGGCAGGTGATTCTCCAAAAAAATGGACGTTATTCGAAACATCATTTGGGTCTTTCTGGTGGTTCCGTGGGATTATTTGAGGGCAAACGTATCGGAAGAGCGAAAAACCTCGAAGTGCTATCCCAAGAGATCAAAACCTTAAATCAGGAAATAGCAAAACTTGAAGATAAAATAACGGCCGAAACAGCTCGCTTGGATGTACTACGCGGCAATTCGCAGAAAGAGTTAATCGATGAGCTTCGTTTTCAGCTCAATAGACTGAATAATGAATTAATTACTGTCAAAACAAAGCAAGAGCAATATCAAGCCTTCATCAATAACTCCCAGGCCCGTAAAAAAGATATTCAGGAGAAAATTGAAAGTATAGAATCAGATTTAAGGATTGCCGAGCCACAGCTTCAGGAGCTGCGCCAGGAAAAAGAACAGAGTATCGCCGAATTATCGACTTTACAGGATCAATTCCATGAAATAGCTGAAATACTTAACGAAAAATCGACCGCATACAATCAAGAGAATATCGCTTACCACCAACAGTTAAACAAAGTTTCCAATATCACAAAAGATCTCGAATTTAGAGAGACGCAGAAGGATGACCACGAACTCCGTCTGGAGCGAAACAGCGCAGAATTAGTTGAAGTGCAAGAAGCGTTAAGAACAACCATTCCATTTGAAGATGAAGAAGATCAGGATCTTATTGCCATGTATGAGCAGAAGATTGCTTTAGAAGATGGTCTTAAAGAATTGGAAGACAAGTACTATGCAGATAAGCAGAAAATCAATAATCTCGAAGATGCCCTGACACAGCAGCGTCGCTCAAAAGAGCAGAGTGACTTTCTTATTTCAGAGATCAAAGATAAAAAAACAGGTCTGCAGATCGACCTCAATGCCTTAAAAGAACGCCTTTCCGTTGAATTCAACATCGAATTGAAAGACTTAATTGACCGTGAAGATGCGCCTGAGATCACAGAAGATCAAGCGACATTGGCAACCAAATGCAGCAAACTCAAGAAACAGCTTGATGAATTTGGAACGATCAATCTGATGGCAAAAGAGGCTTTTGACGAGATGAACGAACGCTATGATTTCATTAATAAAGAGAAAGCTGATTTAATTGAAGCAAAAGGATCCTTGATGGCAACAATAAAAGAAATTGACGATACCGCTCAGGTTCAGTTTATGTTTACATTTGATGCTGTGAGGAATAACTTCGTTAAAGTATTCCGTTCCCTATTTAACGAAGAAGACAGCTGCGACCTGGTACTCACAGACCCGAACAATCCGCTGGATTCAGATATCGACATTATTGCAAGGCCCAAAGGGAAAAGGCCGCTGTCTATCAATCAGCTTTCGGGTGGTGAAAAGACCTTGACTTCAACAGCTTTGTTATTTTCACTCTATCTTTCTAAACCGGCACCATTTTGTATCTTCGATGAGGTGGACGCTCCTTTAGATGATACAAATATTGATAAGTTCAACAATATTATCCGGGATTTTTCGAAAAATTCACAATTTATCGTGGTCTCACACAATAAGAAAACGATTGCAAGTACAGACATCATCTATGGAGTAACCATGGTGGAACAAGGTGTATCCCGTGTAGTAGCAGTAGATCTAAGAGAAGTTGCCTAG
- a CDS encoding MBL fold metallo-hydrolase — translation MKLHAIETGFFKLDGGAMFGVVPKSIWNKTNPADSNNMCTWGNRLLLIEDSNRLMLVDTGLGDKQNEKFFSYYYLHGDATLDKSLKNSGFDRSDITDVILTHLHFDHCGGAIAREGEQLVPAFKNAHFWSNSDHWSWATDPNPREKASFLKENILPIQESGQLKFVEDHQNPFGSNIAIRYAHGHTEAMMLPQILYKGKTILYMADLLPSVGHIPIPYVMSYDVRPLVTMEERNSYWNEIVDNEYILFFEHDPIHECCTLQRTEKGIRVKDIFKLSDI, via the coding sequence ATGAAATTACATGCCATAGAAACGGGATTTTTCAAACTTGATGGCGGTGCAATGTTTGGCGTTGTCCCCAAGAGTATCTGGAACAAAACAAACCCAGCCGACTCAAACAATATGTGTACCTGGGGAAACCGCCTGCTCCTCATCGAGGACAGTAATCGATTAATGCTGGTCGATACAGGATTGGGAGACAAACAAAATGAAAAATTCTTCAGCTATTATTATCTTCACGGCGATGCAACACTGGATAAATCATTAAAAAATAGTGGGTTTGACAGAAGTGATATCACCGATGTCATCCTTACACACCTGCATTTCGACCATTGTGGTGGCGCTATCGCCCGCGAAGGTGAACAACTCGTTCCGGCTTTTAAAAATGCTCATTTTTGGAGCAATAGCGACCATTGGTCTTGGGCTACCGATCCTAATCCACGCGAAAAAGCTTCTTTCTTAAAAGAGAACATTTTACCAATACAAGAGAGTGGGCAATTAAAATTTGTCGAAGATCACCAAAATCCTTTCGGAAGCAATATTGCTATCCGTTATGCACACGGTCATACAGAAGCGATGATGCTGCCTCAGATACTGTATAAAGGCAAAACGATCCTCTATATGGCGGATCTATTGCCATCGGTGGGACATATTCCTATTCCTTATGTTATGAGCTATGATGTTAGACCTCTCGTGACCATGGAGGAACGCAACAGCTATTGGAATGAGATCGTCGATAATGAATACATCTTATTTTTCGAACACGATCCGATACATGAATGCTGTACACTTCAGCGTACTGAAAAAGGTATTCGGGTAAAGGATATTTTCAAACTGAGCGACATTTAG
- the pckA gene encoding phosphoenolpyruvate carboxykinase (ATP), giving the protein MKKGNIGNAPDLKYLKIDSTKNVFYQLPVSELVEHALANHEGRLSDTGALAADTGKFTGRSPKDRFLVEDSLTKDSVWWGEINQRMSPANFEALFSKVAAHLSDKIIYVRDCAAGADPAYQIDLRVVTETAYQSIFANNLFLRPEPNPDAQPAWSILAAPTLLIDEPHQYGIINENFVAIDFTKKIVLIAGTGYTGEIKKSIFSILNFILPFQHNVLSMHCSANTSKAGETALFFGLSGTGKTTLSADRNRKLIGDDEHGWSERGIFNFEGGCYAKCVGLSEDKEPEIFHAIRFGALLENVVLDEFDRPDYNDISKTENTRVSYPIDFMENAEINGIGNEPENIFFLTADAFGVLPPISLLTIDQAVYHFVSGYTAKVAGTEVGIKEPTAAFSTCFGQAFLPLHPSKYAALLRSKLEQNRNIKVWLVNTGWIAGPYGIGRRIKLNYTRSLIRAAMDGSLLESQFNKHDIFGLEYPTSCGEHVPAQILDARGLWNNDEAYDMQAKRLAKLFISNFEKFNNEMPDSVLAAGPKIETTVLVS; this is encoded by the coding sequence ATGAAAAAGGGTAACATTGGAAACGCGCCTGATTTGAAATATTTAAAAATTGATAGTACAAAAAATGTATTTTATCAATTGCCTGTTTCTGAATTGGTCGAACATGCCTTAGCAAATCACGAAGGTCGACTTTCTGATACGGGAGCGCTTGCTGCTGATACAGGGAAATTTACTGGAAGATCGCCAAAAGATCGGTTTCTGGTCGAAGATTCTTTAACTAAAGATAGCGTTTGGTGGGGAGAGATCAATCAACGAATGTCTCCGGCTAATTTTGAAGCACTATTTTCGAAAGTAGCGGCTCACTTAAGTGATAAAATCATCTATGTAAGAGATTGTGCTGCGGGGGCTGATCCAGCTTATCAAATAGATTTACGTGTTGTTACGGAGACAGCCTATCAAAGTATATTTGCCAATAACCTGTTTCTACGGCCGGAGCCAAATCCAGATGCCCAGCCAGCCTGGTCGATTTTAGCCGCCCCGACGCTGCTTATCGATGAGCCGCATCAATATGGCATTATCAACGAAAATTTTGTCGCGATTGACTTTACAAAAAAGATAGTATTGATTGCAGGGACTGGTTATACAGGGGAGATTAAAAAGAGCATTTTTTCAATATTGAACTTTATTTTGCCATTCCAGCATAATGTGCTTTCTATGCACTGCTCGGCGAACACGTCGAAAGCGGGGGAGACAGCATTATTTTTCGGACTTTCAGGTACAGGGAAAACGACGCTGTCGGCTGATAGAAACAGAAAGTTGATTGGTGATGACGAGCATGGATGGAGCGAAAGGGGAATATTCAATTTCGAAGGCGGCTGCTATGCCAAATGTGTAGGGCTGTCAGAAGACAAAGAACCTGAGATCTTTCACGCAATTCGTTTTGGGGCTCTCCTTGAAAATGTTGTGTTGGATGAATTTGATCGACCTGACTATAACGATATTAGCAAGACAGAGAATACGAGGGTATCCTATCCCATTGATTTTATGGAAAATGCCGAAATAAATGGAATTGGCAATGAACCCGAAAATATTTTTTTCCTGACAGCTGATGCTTTTGGAGTACTTCCTCCCATTTCATTGTTGACCATCGATCAGGCGGTATATCATTTTGTCAGTGGTTATACAGCAAAGGTTGCCGGTACAGAGGTCGGGATAAAGGAGCCTACAGCAGCATTTTCAACCTGTTTTGGACAGGCATTTTTACCGCTCCATCCTTCAAAATATGCGGCCTTGCTGCGTTCGAAACTAGAGCAAAATCGTAACATCAAAGTTTGGCTAGTGAATACAGGCTGGATTGCTGGTCCTTACGGAATAGGTAGACGTATTAAGCTGAATTATACACGATCGCTAATTCGCGCGGCCATGGACGGTTCGCTACTGGAATCTCAGTTTAATAAGCATGATATTTTTGGATTGGAATATCCAACGAGCTGTGGAGAGCATGTTCCTGCACAAATTTTAGATGCACGCGGCTTATGGAACAATGATGAGGCTTATGACATGCAAGCAAAACGCTTGGCGAAGCTGTTTATTTCGAATTTTGAAAAATTCAATAATGAAATGCCGGACTCGGTGCTGGCCGCAGGACCTAAAATCGAAACTACGGTACTTGTATCTTAA
- a CDS encoding DsbA family oxidoreductase has translation MKIEIWSDIICPFCYIGLTKLELALQESTSKPSAEIIWKSYQLNPDYPQDAPAMPTYDYLVQTKGMSMDDVVAMTSQLSAQGKELGIDLNFEKAIVVNTKKAHRLIHFAQAQQKGTQIKKALFKAHFTDGLDVNNNEVLSTIAAQEHLSAQEVKNLLESDEYAYDVAQDIQEGVSLGLRGVPFFVFDRKYAIPGAQPMEVFHNTINECLASQPTPLERRGEEGPSCDPETGKCE, from the coding sequence ATGAAAATAGAAATTTGGTCGGACATCATTTGTCCTTTTTGTTATATTGGCCTGACAAAGCTTGAACTAGCTCTTCAGGAGTCCACAAGTAAGCCATCCGCTGAAATCATCTGGAAATCGTATCAGCTTAACCCCGATTATCCCCAAGATGCTCCGGCAATGCCAACCTACGATTACCTCGTTCAAACGAAAGGCATGAGTATGGACGATGTCGTTGCGATGACCTCACAGCTCAGTGCACAAGGAAAAGAGCTGGGTATTGATCTGAACTTTGAAAAAGCAATCGTTGTAAATACAAAAAAAGCACATCGTCTGATCCATTTTGCCCAAGCGCAACAAAAAGGCACTCAGATCAAGAAAGCCTTATTTAAAGCTCATTTTACGGATGGTCTTGATGTAAATAACAACGAGGTGCTCAGCACGATTGCTGCGCAAGAGCATCTTTCCGCTCAGGAGGTAAAAAACTTATTGGAATCTGATGAATATGCTTATGATGTTGCACAGGATATTCAAGAAGGTGTCAGCTTAGGACTCCGAGGTGTTCCTTTCTTTGTATTTGACAGAAAATATGCTATCCCCGGAGCACAGCCCATGGAAGTCTTTCACAACACCATAAATGAATGCTTGGCCAGTCAGCCCACACCGCTTGAACGCAGAGGCGAAGAAGGCCCTTCATGTGATCCTGAAACAGGAAAATGTGAATAA